Proteins from a single region of Sylvia atricapilla isolate bSylAtr1 chromosome 7, bSylAtr1.pri, whole genome shotgun sequence:
- the LOC136363873 gene encoding LOW QUALITY PROTEIN: ly6/PLAUR domain-containing protein 6B-like (The sequence of the model RefSeq protein was modified relative to this genomic sequence to represent the inferred CDS: inserted 1 base in 1 codon; deleted 2 bases in 2 codons), which yields MVFLEETHLRIGLSLVPSFFVFYLSFLALXKEGISISAVPQHSILLPNLALDPGLQPEEIWTILWKTVLEAHRELRPEGCGFPCAVTPRMGLFRRALPGALLPFLILSGIWVSAENINFYNVRLPLDPTPFPNSFKCFTCDNAVDNYNCNRWAEDRWCPESTRYCLTAHLFTAHGESTSVTKKCATGEECHLVGCHRHGDSGHTECVSCCEGMICNVEIPTNSTNAVFAVLQARRTSGAGRGAPSLALLVTTVTMVTTTTLS from the exons ATGGTTTTCCTGGAGGAAACTCAT CTCAGGATCGGGCTGAGCCTCGTTCcttcattttttgtcttttatttgtcttttctggCAC GAAAGGAGGGAATTTCAATTtctgcagtgccacagcacTCA ATTCTCCTGCCTAATCTTGCTTTAGATCCCGGTCTGCAGCCAGAAGAAATC TGGACCATCCTATGGAAAACAGTGTTGGAAGCACACAGGGAGCTGAG GCCTGAGGGGTGCGGGTTTCCATGTGCGGTGACTCCCAGGATGGGGCTGTTCCGGCGCGCGCTGCCCGGAGcccttctccccttcctcatcctctcaGGAATTTGGGTTTCAGCTGAAAACATCAACTTCTACAACGTCAGGCTGCCACTGGACC CCACTCCATTCCCAAACAGCTTCAAGTGCTTCACCTGTGACAACGCAGTGGACAACTACAACTGCAACAGATGGGCCGAGGACAGGTGGTGTCCTGAAA GCACTCGGTACTGCCTGACCGCTCACCTGTTCACTGCCCACGGCGAGAGCACCTCGGTCACCAAGAAATGTGCCACGGGTGAGGAGTGTCACCTGGTGGGCTGCCACCGCCACGGGGACAGCGGCCACACG gagtGCGTTTCCTGCTGCGAAGGCATGATCTGCAACGTGGAGATCCCCACCAACTCCACCAACGCCGTGTTTGCCGTGCTGCAGGCCCGCAGGACATCGGGGGCCGGCCGGGGCGCGCCCAGCCTGGCGCTGCTGGTGACAACGGTGACAATGGTGACCACCACAACGCTGTCCTGA